GTCTGGCACTGGTCCGACGGCGCCACGATCGCCGTCTGggtcctcttcgccgtcagCACAATAGCCTGGTTCCTCCAACAATCCCTCTGCGTTTTCACCACCCGCGAAGAACGCTCTATCCCCCTGCACCTCCTGCAGCGAATGgacctcctccccctctggTTCGCCTCGGGCTGCGCAGGCGCCTCCTACGCCGTAACACTCTACTACACACCCCTCTACTTCGCCTTCGCCCGCGGCCACGACGCCCTGCAGCAAACAGTCCGAATCCTCCCtttcatcctcgtcttcatcgcagTCGTCATTCTCGTCGGCGGCTCCCTGCCGAAGATCGGTCGCTATGCACCGGTATACCTCCTCGCCGGTCTAGCTACCATCTCTGCTGCGGCAGGAATGGCAACCATGATGCCGAAAACATCAACCACCGAATCAACAATCATGGGTCTGGAAGCACTCATCGGGGTTGGCCTGGGCTGCTCCTTCCAGCACGGCGTGGGGATTTCAAACGTCATGAACCAGAAATCCCCACGGGACCGCGTCGACTCGGCTATCTTATTCAACATGGCGCAGATGGGCGCGATCGCCATCGTTCTGGCTGTTGCGGGGTGTATCTTCCATAATGTCGGATATAACCTGCTTAATGAGGCATTGGGCGATAGGGGGTACAGCGAGCATGATCTGCGAGAGGCACTAGCGGGGGTTTCGTCTGTTGTGTGGCAGTCGCGCGACCCCGATGTGATTAAACGCGGCGTGGAGGCTGTGTCGAAGGTTATTGGGAGGGAGTTTTatcttgttgttgctgggggtgcGATTTGTTTGGTTTGTGCGCTGCTTATGAAGTGGGAGAGGTTGGATTATGGGATAACGAAGGGGACGAAGCGGACCAAGGAGGTGAAGGCTTGATTTAGTcatggtgttgctgctgattATGGGATTGTTCTATTGTCAACGTTAGCGCTTGAATAATGCGGGTATATATTAATGTTCTACATTGCTGTTCATGCAGTAGTTGAAATAGACAGGGCATGAAtgttataatttttatatttccGACACTCGCGGGGACAAGTGGATATAAAATGTTGATGCTTCCACATTTCAGCATAGTACAACAGACGGTAGCATCGACAATACCAAATAAATGCAGTTGAAGGTCTCGTAATAAAGCCACGGACACAAGATCAATGGGTAGGACCCCAAACAAGACCTTCCACCTGCTCTTTCCCGGGCCCGATATCAAAATCCAATCCCCGCATACAATCCAAATCATCAACAGTCACACCCACACCACCATGCTCCATGCAGCAACGACAGGTAGCCGTACAATGACCCTTCCAGAATTTAAAGAAATGATCCCTGGAACCCCGACAGCACTGACAAGGccttccacaacatccaCCAGCCTTAGCACATCTCTGCCTCAACCACGGCGACATATGCCACATCCCCTTCTTTCTCCGCGTATCGTACAACCCACGATATATAGGCGTATGCGCAAGACCCCTCTGTGCCTCTCTTAGCAGTCCTAGTGTCTTATCACAAAAGTCCATATTCTCAACCGCCTCCGAACACATCTCCCACCACTCGATCGCGAGATCAACAATATCTAGGTCTGagtcgtcctcgtcgaaTTCAATACGTGATAACTCCTCTTCAAAACGTGAGATTTCCCCGCTTATCCATCCCTGTCTCTGCACGCCGACGTCCATGGTCTGCCGGCAGGAGAGGTACACGCTTAGCATGCGCCATTCAGTTGCGGTCAGCCCGAAGAGGCGGTGCTGGAGGCGTCGGAATTtttgggcggcggaggtcttGCGAAGGGTGTTTTCGATGAGTATGCAGAGGGGGCGGAGACTGTCGCGTATGCTGTGGCGGAGGGGCATTTTgttgcttctgctgctttggtGGAGTAGCTTATTTGATAATATTCGGTTGTGCGGTAACAGTGCCTTTGATAGAAGGATTTTTGACAGCAGAAAGTTGATAGATATGTGACGGCAAAGTGAGAGTAGATGTGGTGGATTTGctatgaagaggaagaggaagatggagaggaggtgCTTGAACCTTCACGTCTGTAAGACTCATATTTGACTTCCGGAACCTTATTACATGATAACTGCGTAGCCTATATACAGAGGGCTAACTCTTATCGAGTCCCATCTCATGGACTGAAGTTCCAGAAAGCTTATGTTGTGTGTGCCTGGCTTAGGGACGTTGAGACAAGGTATCTTTCGGGTCATGGCTCCGGGACTCTATAATCAACACGATACCCTAGACATGATTATGGGGAGTCCGATTTGGAAACTTTACTGTGACTTTGTAAGTGGGCAGGAAAAAGTCTGTGATCATGCCACCTCGTCTTCACCTCCTTACTGACGCGTACGTACGAAAGAGGCACCGGGAGGCAGGAATATTCTACAATACGTATTTCATTATATCCTTCAGGCTCTCTACTGTATGTTGTTATATAAACGAACAGACAGCATGGAAATCCAAGTGCGATGCATAACAAGCACTAGGCCTAGAACCTCCCGATCTGCGATACATTGGAGCTGAGGCCGAGCGTTCTAAAAGGTATGCTGGTCCCAGAACTCTTAGATCTGGGCGTAGTTCGCTTTGGGTCCAGCTGCCACTCGGTCTAGATCAGGTCGCCGATGGGAAACTTATACGGCAGAGGCCAGCCAAGCACACTTACGTGGACTCAGGACTACCATCGCCCTCAGTATTGAACTCATACTAGTCAGAACAGCGAcatatttaatctaatttatCGTATAAGATTGCAGAtctgaagaaaagaagtcgGTGTGGAAGTATTGCTAATATTCATGTGTCAGTCCACGcgaaatatatatccttaTATTAGGCTGACCATCCGCTGAAGGAACCAACAGGAAAAGGGTAGTAAGGTTTTGGAGCCGTTGGACCCCTCCATTAGCCTAGGTAAGAGATAGGTCACCATAGAAAGCTATTTACACCTTCAACGGCTCTCCCCCAAGTCTGTTTGCTTTGGAATCCTGTGTTTCAGAGGCGCATATTCCCGACTTAGTGCATACTAGCtcgacaccatcaacaaggtCTAGACGGCCTGTCGCCGAGCCAATGAGAGAGGAAACAATTGTCACCGAGTCATTGGGGTATTTCTGGTACTCCATACTAGGCAGGGCGGGGTACTGCATGATTCATTTGGCTGAGCAGACTTGAATCATGCACCCAACGGCGAATACAGGAGGGTAGAAACAACATTCACGGGCCTAAAAAACTCGAATATGAAGCGCACTTTATGGGATTTAGGATGTGCTGGTAAGCTTTGGTTAGAGGGACGTACAGTGCTGACTGAATAAACCTAGAATCCTGGCTTCATGCCACAGCCGACCATGAAGGATGTCCCGCCTCTTGGCTAATATAATATGACCGTGCGCAACTTGGCTCTTCGACAGGATAAAATCCTGAATGGCTGTTGTATCAAACTGAGTCGTGAGGCGGGATATATTAGATGAATAAACCTCGTCACCCAACGGACGATGCATACCAATAGAGACAGCTGCATATTCATTATGAGTGCAGCACACTACGGCTCCTCCAACTGCAGACTCCACATTAAACCTGCCGCTGTCAACGGTGAATGTGCAGGCTAGACCAGGATTGCCTGAGGGGATAGCTTATCATTCCCCGAATCATGATCTCCCTCACAAGCGGTATGAAGCCGAAAGCACGAAGGCCCAGTTGTGCCAATTCCATGGCAAAAGAGGGGTTCTCAACCACCTTCAGTGATAGGTTTTGAAGTACTCTGTACTGGTTACAAACATGCTGTCATTAGTATAAGGAGGGCACAACTGCACCCAGAGCATTTGTCATTTCTTCACTCATTCCATATCAATATCCCAGGATACTATAAATGATGGACACCACTCACGCCTGGATCCTTCTACCTGGTGCAGCCATACTCCTGATAATCAGGAGCATCTACAGGCTGTACTTCCACCCGCTGAGCCATATCCCGGGCCCTAAACTGGCGGCGATTACCCACTTGTATGAGTTCTACTACGATATCTGTGtttctggtggtggaaggttcctcctccaaatcgAGAAACTGCACCGCATATATGGTATACTCTCCTGACCCAGCAATAATAGTCAGGCTCTGAATAAGATAGGCCCCATCGTCAGAATATCACCACGGGAGGTCCACGTCAACGACCCCGACTTCTACGACGAGATCTACACCTCATCCAGCCGTCGACGCGAGAAAGATCCCTCCTGGGTGCCCATCTACTCAACCAGTACATCCATGATAACCACCGTCGGACACGAACACCACCGCTTCCGACGTAACCTGCTAAACAACTTCTTCTCGAAACGCTCCGTCATCGACTTAACCCCCATGATCCAGGGGCGTATCAACAAGCTGATCCAGCGATTCGAAGAATTCCACCACTCCAAGACCGTCGTCCAGCTGGATGATGCCTTTGCAGCCCTAACCGCCGATATCATCACGTACTACGGCTACGGCAAGCTCTGGGGATTCCTCGAGGATAAAGACTTCCGTAGTGATATCCGCGCAGCCGCAACGGAGGTTAGTGGTATGTGCCACATTAACCGATTCTTCCCATTCCTTGACCCCCTTGTGCGCTCAACGCCAGGCTGGATGGTGCGACTCTTGGCGCCGGGCAAGACGGCGGTGTTGGATTTGCAGCAGTCAATTCTGGATGCGGTGATGGACTCGGCGACTCAAGAGGCGAAGCCTGGTAAGGCGACGACGCTCGTTCATAAACTCATTGACCCGGAACTGCCGCCTGAGGAGCGCACAAAGAAGCGAATAGAGGAGGAAAGTCTCATCTTCCTAGCGGCAGGGACTGAGACCACTGGGCGCACGTTGACGATTGCTTCTTACCATCTGGCGCGGAATATGGATGTGTTGGAGCGGTTGAGGGAGGAGGTTAAGACTGTTCTGCCGACGACCACGAGTACCTGCACTttgttggagctggaacgGCTTCCTTACTTGGTATGTTGCACTCGCTGGGCTGGGATTTTGCTGAGACAAGGCTGATTTGTATAGACGGCTGTACTCAACGAGGCGCTTCGTATTACCACTCCGGCCATGAACCGATTCCCTCGTGTTGCTCCTGATGAGACATTAGTGTGCGGAGAGTATCCAATTCCACCAGGGGTACGTCCAAGCCACCATGATGGAATCTATAATGTATGCTAATTTCGCAGACACCCATGGGCTCAtcccccttcctcatccaccgcaaCGCCACAATCTTCCCAAACCCAGAGAAATTCGACCCCGACCGGTGGATTCGCACAAATGGCAAGACTGCAACAGGGGAACGACTCGATCGCTATCTGACTGCATTTACGAAGGGGAGCAGGGCGTGTCTGGGAATAAAGTACGTGCAGcctgtcttcttcatctccgcATGGTACGGTGTACTATATGGATCAATCTATATCTAACACGGTCTCCCCAGCCTGGCCTATGCGGAACTGTACATGGCCCTTGCACATCTCGCTCGCAGGGTGGAGTTTGGACTGCACAACACTGGGCCTGAGGATGTTCAAATATGCAGGGAATTTGTCATTGGGTATACGAAGCGCGCTGAGCCGCGTGTGTATGCACGGGTGACGGGCGTATTGCAGGACTGAACAGTAAATCTTGAGGTGACGTGGACTTGTGGATTTGTGATTGTGATATTGTTTTTGAGGGTGGTTGGATCTTGGGCTAATTTGATGTGATCTGTTGAGTTTGTTTTAATTAATCGGTGTCAGATCTTCATCGGTCAAGCTATGCGTATTCGGCTAGTGTGGGCTGTCTAAGAGGCAGTGGGTTGTTTAAGGTAAGGTGGGCTGTTTAAGGCGAGGTGGCCAGTTCCCAAAGAATTACGGACCACGGAGCGATCCCGCCACCTGCCAGTGTAGCTTGTTACTCGCACGCCAGCCGCAAGCCCAAACGCTCCCTGCAGCGAAACACAGCCCTGGATGGTAACGTCGCACACGAGCCGGCGGGACTGGCCCTCTGATTGGACAAGGCCCCTGTCGGCAAGTCGTCTAGCTGTCTGCACTTAATTAACGTGACATGCCCAAAGCACGAAGGAAGAAACGAAGGCCCCAAATCCGATCACGCAGTAATCGGATTTAACAGGACGCTGCCATGCCACGGCAATTCAATAGTTTGTGGGCCTCGTGCTCGTATTGCAAAATATGAGAATGGGACCGCGTTATCTGATCCGCCCACACCTTATCAGATCCGACATCGCAGTTCGCATGCGGCCCACCCAGGCTGGAGCACCATGCGGCAGAGCAGGTGCTTGGTTCTGCCTTGGACTCTTTTTCCCTGTTAGCGCGGTATGCGGTGGGGATTATACCGAGCCATCCCACCTTGATGTGTGACCACCGATCAGCGTGGGAATCGCGTTTCATGCGGTAACATTAGTCCGTGTCCGCGATTGGCTTGCACCCTGGTACTTGCGAGGATTTACTAGTACATCCTGGGTACTCTGGCCCGTCTCGCATGTGCTGAAAAGGGCTGGCCCCGTCCGTACCCTGACTTGCACTGAGGATTTATTCTGTCTGTCCGTATTTTACTTCGCGAAATCACCTCGTCCTGGGATTTGGACAATCAACACCCTCGACGTGAGGTAGACAGAGCCGGCCGTCATCATGGGCGCATTGGATCTTATTCGAAACCGTGATGCACGAACGGCGCAGACGGTGGTCGGTACGGACGAGTATCACTTTAGGGATGAGAAGCACCACCATGCGAATGACTTCGAGGTCCATGCTTGGGGTCCTTCGACTGAGACTCGCAGCAATGCCGGACTGCGACACAATTCCCGCGAGGGGGTAACGGAAGAGGCGCAACGGGGTGTGCAGAAGGCTGAAGCTGTCGCATTGGTCTGGAGTAAGAAGGCGGCGTTTGGCACATATGCTCTGTAAGTGGTGCTGCACTGGTTGTAGATTGAAGTAGGTGCTAACGGAACAGTGTCTGGCTGGgattcttcatcctcgctctgcAGTCGTCTATCAGCAGCGCCATTATCCAGAACGTCTTTGCCAACTTCAGTGCCGCTCCCCAAGTCAGCACGGCGAATATCCTTTCCAACGTCATTGCCGGTGTGTTAAAGCTGCCCGTGGCTAAAATCCTCACTATTTGGGGGCGTACTGAGGGACTGTTGGTCTTTGTCGCCGTCTATGTCCTTGGTATTATCATCCTTGCTGCCTGCAACAGCCCGGACTCGTACGCCGCTGGATATATCCTGTATTGGGTTGGATATGACGCTCTCTACCTGATCCTGGATATTTTCATTGCCGATACAACTGGTCTTCGCAACAGAGCTTTtgccttcgccttcgccagtACTCCGTTCATCTGCACGGCATTTACTGGTCCATTGGCCGCTCAATCCTTCCTGAAGACTTCgggctggcggtggagttACGGAGTGTTTGCTATCGTCGCGCCACTGGTCTTTCTTCCACTGGCAGTGGTATTCAAGATGCATGAGAAGAAAGCTGAGAACGAGGGTATCTTCCGACGACGCCCAAGTGGGCGGACTACCATGGAGTCAATCATCCACTATATCCACGAATTTGACAGTAAGTCATGTCCTCCCATGTCTCAATACAATAGCTAACAGCCCAGTCTTCGGCGCATTCCTCCTAATGGCCGCGTtcaccctcgtcctcctccccttcagtCTAACCAGCTACGGCGCTGCCCAATACAACAGCGCCACCTTCATCGCAATGGTAATCGtcggcttcctcctcttcccaaccTTCGCGGCCTGGGAACGCTTCGGCGCCAGAACCCACTTCATCCGCTGGGAACTCCTCAAAGAGCGCACCGTCCTTGGCGCATGCTTTCTCTCCGCCCTGGttttcttcagcttctacTGCTGGGACCTATACCTGCTCAACTTCTGCATCGTGGTCTTCAACCTCTCCATCGGGATGGCCGGGTACGTGAACCAGATCTTCAACGTCGGGAGTACATTCTGGTCTGTCCTCGTGGGCATTGTTATCCGGATTACACGGCAGTTCAAATATCAGActctcttcttcggcatGCCTCTCCTTTTGCTGGGCTCGGGGCTCATGATCCACTTCCGAGGGCAGAGCGAGGATAGTACCGTTGGGTATATGGTTATGTGTCAGATCTTTATTGCCTTCGGGGGTTCTACCCTGACCATCGGTCAGGATATGGCTGTGATGGCAGCCGCCGATCGCGAGAGTGTGCCCATGATGCTATCGATTCTCAGTCTCTCGTCTAGTATCGGGGCAGCGCTGGGGTTTgcggcgtcggcgtcggtCTTTAATAATACGTTCTTGAAGTTTTTGACGGAGGCCCTTCCCGAAAACTCGAAGGATCTTGCGACAGAGATCTATATCAACGGGTATGTGAAGCAGATTACGCACCCGGTGGGCTCGGAGATAAGGACTGCGATTAATCATGCGTGGAGCGAGTATATGAAGTATGCTTGTATTTTGTCTACTTGTGTACTGGTCTCGGGCTTTCCGGCTATCGCTGTTTGGCGCAATTATCGGCTCGACAGGAAGCAGAATAAGGGAGTTGTCTTgtgatttttctttttttttatacatatattttcttttgggGCTGTGTTGGGCTGCTGGGCGAGAGCGAGGGCGCGGGCCACTGGGTGACTGGGGGGTTAGAAAAACGATACCCAAATTCGATGGATCAACTAGATTATGACTGGAATGACATCAACCATATCCACTCTTTTACGTGCTTTATTCAATATTAACTTTGCTGGACAATGGTTGACGCCCGGATGGGGCCGCCAACCGCAccgtggccgtggtcgtgGACCGATTACGTACATAACATACATCTCGGAATGAACTTGAATCGCATTAAAATATTGTAGAGTATGGCATTGTCtcaattatatactagacaATGTCCGTGATGCACTAGAAACAAGTCTAGGCCAACTTCTTTCCGCGGGCTGCAGGGATTAGAATTAGCCTTGCATTGGAAGCCCAAGAGAATAAAGCCTTGGATTCCGTAGCAGAACGTGGGGTCTCTCGACATGTCAAGTCCGCTGAACACTGAACGGCCGGCCTTAGCTCGGTAGGCGTCTTCCGAACATCAGGCGACAAAATGGGGTGGCTTTGCGAgttgcgactgcgactgcgagtTAATGCGATATCGGAGTGGTGGACCCAGACAGCGGCGGTTTCTCACCCCAGCACGCCTAGCCAGTGAGCAGTTAGCATCGGAGATGGctccaacaaagcaaaagaCAGAATTATTTCTAACATACTAGTATTACAAAATGACAGGGTATCTAAAACATAACCACGGGAGAGGCACCAGGGTCCCTGTTCAGTGTCATTTCGGCTCGCTTCGGTGGGAGGGGAAGGGCGGAAATTCGTGATGGGATCCCTGGTCAATGTAATCGTACAGCGCATCGGTCATTAATCGTTGGGGGTTAAATTTGGTTTAACGGCTCAATCCCCCATCGCCATGCTTGCAACCAGGATGCCTATCATTTGGGTTCCGGTAGAAACATAGGgggcgccgccgccgctcatTTCCACGCGCGTTCGCGGCTCgatctccaggctgcggtCGTGTTTGTTCGCCATGTCTTCGGCAGCTTGGGTGCTGCTGATCAGGTAGTCTTGCAGATCAGGGACGGGCTGGAATATGTATTCGGAGGATTGAGAATGTTGCAGCTCTTGGATTACGGCGGCCGCTTTGGCGCGCTTGTCCATGTTTATTAGGCCTGCAGGGGTGTGGTCGGGGTTGCCGTCTTCGATGAATGTTAGGTCCATGAGGAAGACGCCTAGTGATTACAGGTTAGTTGAGCTGCAGGTGTGTTGCATGAGAATGAGATGAAACCACACCAAGGAATGGAATGCATGGGGGACTCGCTGCCCGCATTGTCTCTCGGTACTCGTTGAAATTCCTCGTGCTGTTGACGAGCCGCTGTATCCGTTTTAGGGTCGCCATGGTGCGCTCACTAACTTGCGACCAGGTCCGAGCCAGCCGGTGTATCGGTGCTGTTCCAAGTCCGGACACGACGGCGATTGTTGTCGAGTAGTTTCTCATCTCGTAGCAGGCCTGTGGAGAGTCAGAGGGTTCATGCACTCAGTGACAGGAGTAGACGCACCTCCAAAATATCGACAAAATGTTTAATCAGCCGCACACGCTTTTTCAGATCTGATTGCTCGAGAATCAGATTCCCGACCCAGTTCGCCAGCTGGTTGGAATGGCGGATCATTGCTCTGATATTCGGCGCCGGCTCCAAGTCccctgtcttcttctgccatGTTTTGTTCAAGCACTCTTCCAGGCGTATTTTATCGTACAGTCGCGACTCCAGCAGCGTCAATTGCCGCGCAAGCTCAGTCGGATTGAGGTCCAAGagcttgatcttcttcatcttcttaGGAAGCACCGGTGGCGGGGAAGTGACACTCTGCATTGAAACGCGCTGGTGCCCTCGCAAGTTCCGGTCCCCTTGTAAGCGCCGCTCAATGACATTAATCAACCCATTCGACCCCGGCGTCTTGAGTGCCGGAATCGAGTCGAGCGCGAACTCGTAGATCCGTTTAAGCAGGTCGCGGGCTGCGTCGTCGTCAGGCTCTCCCCAGGTCTGTTCCAGCCAGCGCTTGAGGATATTGATCACCCGCACCTGCGTCGGTTTCTTTTTGTGCGACAGCCAGATCTGGTATTCGGCCTGGGTGAGTCCGTCCGGGTGTTGTATGTAGAATCGCTCCATCAGCATGGCGAATAGCTGCGCGCTCGTCATGAAGGAGCGAAATGTGAGAAGGAAGATCTGGTTGAACGCCGTGTCGAGTTTATCGTGTCGTGTGAGGTATTCGACCAGGGCGCCTGCGGTTCCTCCCTTGACAACCGGGACGCCATTGTCCAGCTCGAATTGCATTTCATCGTGGTGGTCCGGCTGTAGGAACCAGATGGCTTCGTCGAATAGCGAGGACGATCTGGTCGTCGTGCTTGGGGCTACCGAGACGTCGCTTGAGGGCGCGCGAGCGTGCTCCATGCTGaagtggtggtgttggggatCTCAACGCACTGGCGACAGCATTGTTACCTGCGGGAGACATGGAGGGACGCTCGAGACCGATGGGTGCATCTAATCTTATCTTAAGCAATAGAACAGTTGGAACGTGACTAACAGCACCCCATCCATGCTGTTGAGTTGGTTTTTTTAACAAGTCTTTACAGTTTACATCTGCCTGTTTGGTCACGGATCGCCAGTATTTCACTGCCAAGCTTACCACAGCAGTCGCTCCTGGCCAATCCTTGATGCAAAAATACCGCTTGACAGAACAGGTATCGCGGGTATTTGTCCGCCACGCAAGGATAGCAGTATAAAGCCTGCGTCCGGGAAGTTATATCATCCTTCTTATGCCAGCTAAAGCTTTACGCCGTAGTCTTGATGGCACTGGCAAGTTCCCCTGATTCGAGTTCCCCTGAGTCGTGGCGTTCAGATCACGACTTCGTCGGTATACGGTGTACCGACACAACAGCACCGAATGTAGCCGCTCCCCACATACAACTAGGTAGCAACAGCTTAGCTCGATTGCTACCTATTCAGCTGTCTATTTATCAATATGGCTTCAATATCATCGTTGGCACCGCGATGACCCAATTATCACCACACCAGCTTCCAAAACCACAATGACAGCCCAACTCCCCCCAAACTACGCCTTCACTGATTCTCCCCCCTCAGTCGCGGActacctccacctccgcctTGCCTCCGGCCTCTCCCCCAAATCCGTCGCGCAAGGCACCGCCTCAGTCAATGGCGCCTGGTACGGCTGCTACATCATCCACACCGACCCTTCTACAAATACCGCAAGCCCGGTCGCAATGGGCCGCATCATCAGCGACGGCGGGTGGTACTTCCACATTGTGGATATGGCGGTGCTCCCGGACCATCAGCGCAAGGGTCTTGGGGAGGCAGTGCTGAGGAAGTTGCTGGTGCATATCAGGGATAATGCGCCCGAGGGGAATCCGTATATTAATCTCTTGGCGGATAAGCCGGGTCGGAAGCTGTACGCGAGGAATGGGTTTGTGGATGCGATGCCGgggagtctggggatggTTTACGAGGGAGACTTTTCTTGAACTAATGTACGGAGTCTTAGATGAATGGGTGGTTGTCGTCTATTGCTGTTTGTCTATATAACTTACACTCTATCAAGTCTATCATCGTCCAACGCTAAATCAAATATCTATCGTACAGCACCGATTCAAGCTTATTTGTCCGATCCAGACTTCCATCTCTGCAGCATCTGGCGAATATCGAGGCCGCGTCCATTTCCATTGCCATCTCCCTGTCCCGGCCTCTTCCAGTCCATCTCAATCAGTGTGCCGATAACCCCCATCGTCCCGGCAGTCATGACGACCGGGCCCCAGATGCTTGGAACAAACTGCCCCTTCCCCAGATTCCGACTCACGGTTATATACCGGAAGAGACCGTACCCGAACGACCAAACGCTGATGACCTGACAGAGACGGCTAACGAGGATATCGGGGCTATCTCGCAATTTCGTCTTCGTAGGCGGGTGTTGATCCGTAGCCGTCACCGTGGTTGT
This region of Aspergillus puulaauensis MK2 DNA, chromosome 5, nearly complete sequence genomic DNA includes:
- a CDS encoding GNAT family N-acetyltransferase (COG:S;~EggNog:ENOG410PS89;~InterPro:IPR016181,IPR039143,IPR000182;~PFAM:PF13508,PF13673,PF00583;~go_function: GO:0004343 - glucosamine 6-phosphate N-acetyltransferase activity [Evidence IEA];~go_function: GO:0008080 - N-acetyltransferase activity [Evidence IEA];~go_process: GO:0006048 - UDP-N-acetylglucosamine biosynthetic process [Evidence IEA]), with the translated sequence MTAQLPPNYAFTDSPPSVADYLHLRLASGLSPKSVAQGTASVNGAWYGCYIIHTDPSTNTASPVAMGRIISDGGWYFHIVDMAVLPDHQRKGLGEAVLRKLLVHIRDNAPEGNPYINLLADKPGRKLYARNGFVDAMPGSLGMVYEGDFS
- a CDS encoding Ras-GEF domain-containing protein (COG:T;~EggNog:ENOG410PGVB;~InterPro:IPR000651,IPR036964,IPR019804,IPR023578, IPR008937,IPR001895;~PFAM:PF00617,PF00618;~go_function: GO:0005085 - guanyl-nucleotide exchange factor activity [Evidence IEA];~go_process: GO:0007264 - small GTPase mediated signal transduction [Evidence IEA]), translating into MEHARAPSSDVSVAPSTTTRSSSLFDEAIWFLQPDHHDEMQFELDNGVPVVKGGTAGALVEYLTRHDKLDTAFNQIFLLTFRSFMTSAQLFAMLMERFYIQHPDGLTQAEYQIWLSHKKKPTQVRVINILKRWLEQTWGEPDDDAARDLLKRIYEFALDSIPALKTPGSNGLINVIERRLQGDRNLRGHQRVSMQSVTSPPPVLPKKMKKIKLLDLNPTELARQLTLLESRLYDKIRLEECLNKTWQKKTGDLEPAPNIRAMIRHSNQLANWVGNLILEQSDLKKRVRLIKHFVDILEACYEMRNYSTTIAVVSGLGTAPIHRLARTWSQVSERTMATLKRIQRLVNSTRNFNEYRETMRAASPPCIPFLGVFLMDLTFIEDGNPDHTPAGLINMDKRAKAAAVIQELQHSQSSEYIFQPVPDLQDYLISSTQAAEDMANKHDRSLEIEPRTRVEMSGGGAPYVSTGTQMIGILVASMAMGD
- a CDS encoding YidH family protein (COG:S;~EggNog:ENOG410Q017;~InterPro:IPR003807;~PFAM:PF02656;~TransMembrane:2 (i98-119o134-152i)); the protein is MSSLLRRLLPKPVANNGSQLRDHQANERTFLSWTRMGLAFAAMGLAVGRLGLIEHIFNPVAEVTAGPSQSETRNTTTVTATDQHPPTKTKLRDSPDILVSRLCQVISVWSFGYGLFRYITVSRNLGKGQFVPSIWGPVVMTAGTMGVIGTLIEMDWKRPGQGDGNGNGRGLDIRQMLQRWKSGSDK